A single window of Nicotiana sylvestris chromosome 5, ASM39365v2, whole genome shotgun sequence DNA harbors:
- the LOC104239657 gene encoding metal tolerance protein 11 isoform X1, which yields MLEVVPLHGGDHGAGTEEELLLLETNNADRSWRLNFDELRLSSESKEKPPRGLHDCLGVLSQEDNIAEYYQQQVEMLEGFNEMDALTDRGFVPGMSKEEREKTARNETFAIRISNVANMVLFAAKVYASVKSGSLAIIASTLDSLLDLLSGFILWFTAFSMQTPNPYQYPIGKKRMQPLGILVFASVMATLGLQIILESMRTLISDESDFNLTKEQERWVVGIMVFVTLVKLVLMLYCRSFTNEIVKAYAQDHFFDVITNIIGLIAALLANYITDWIDPVGAMILALYTIRTWSMTVLENVNSLVGKSAAPEYLQKLTYLCWNHHKAIRHIDTVRAYTFGSHYFVEVDIVLPADMPLQEAHDIGESLQEKLELLPEIERAFVHLDYEYSHKPEHAQAYQ from the exons ATGTTGGAAGTAGTACCTCTTCACGGCGGCGATCACGGCGCCGGCACCGAAGAGGAGCTTTTATTGCTGGAGACAAACAATGCCGACCGGTCATGGAGATTAAACTTCGACGAGTTGCGGTTGTCGTCTGAATCCAAAGAGAAGCCTCCACGTGGCCTCCATGATTGCCTTGGAGTTTTAA GTCAAGAAGACAACATTGCTGAGTACTACCAGCAACAGGTAGAAATGCTCGAGGGCTTCAATGAAATGGACGCCTTGACCGATCGCGGTTTTGTACCTGGGATGTCAAAG GAAGAGAGGGAAAAAACGGCTAGAAATGAAACATTTGCCATTAGGATATCAAATGTTGCAAACATGGTTCTCTTTGCCGCTAAAGTATATGCGTCAGTCAAGAGTGGTTCATTGGCCATCATAGCATCCACATTGGATTCGCTGCTTGATCTTCTCTCTGGTTTCATATTATGGTTTACAGCTTTCTCCATGCAGACACCAAACCCATATCAATATCCTATTGGAAAAAAACGGATGCAGCCGTTG GGAATCCTTGTTTTTGCTTCTGTCATGGCGACTTTGGGACTGCAGATAATTCTGGAGTCTATGCGTACACTAATATCTGAT GAGTCTGATTTCAACCTCACCAAGGAGCAGGAGAGATGGGTTGTTGGGATTATGGTCTTTGTGACTTTGGTGAAACTAGTTTTAATGTTGTATTGCCGGTCTTTTACCAATGAGATTGTGAAAGCATATGCCCAGGATCATTTCTTTGATGTTATCACAAACATCATTGGTCTCATTGCAGCATTGCTTGCTAACTACATTACCGACTGGATAGATCCCGTTGGAGCTATGATT CTTGCATTGTATACCATTCGAACTTGGTCAATGACTGTATTGGAGAATGTGAACTCTCTCGTCGGCAAGTCTGCTGCACCAGAATACTTACAGAAGCTGACTTACCTCTGCTGGAACCATCACAAGGCCATAAGGCATATAGATACCGTGAGGGCTTATACATTTGGTTCGCACTACTTTGTTGAAGTTGATATCGTCCTGCCTGCGGACATGCCTTTGCAAGAGGCACATGATATTGGTGAGTCGTTGCAGGAGAAGCTTGAACTATTGCCTGAGATTGAGCGTGCCTTCGTTCATCTTGACTATGAATACAGCCATAAACCTGAACATGCTCAGGCATACCAATAG
- the LOC104239657 gene encoding metal tolerance protein 11 isoform X2, whose translation MFGIDNGTLTIYNRLWYEWWTLNAGQEDNIAEYYQQQVEMLEGFNEMDALTDRGFVPGMSKEEREKTARNETFAIRISNVANMVLFAAKVYASVKSGSLAIIASTLDSLLDLLSGFILWFTAFSMQTPNPYQYPIGKKRMQPLGILVFASVMATLGLQIILESMRTLISDESDFNLTKEQERWVVGIMVFVTLVKLVLMLYCRSFTNEIVKAYAQDHFFDVITNIIGLIAALLANYITDWIDPVGAMILALYTIRTWSMTVLENVNSLVGKSAAPEYLQKLTYLCWNHHKAIRHIDTVRAYTFGSHYFVEVDIVLPADMPLQEAHDIGESLQEKLELLPEIERAFVHLDYEYSHKPEHAQAYQ comes from the exons ATGTTTGGAATTGATAATGGTACTTTGACAATTTATAATCGGCTTTGGTATGAGTGGTGGACTCTAAATGCAG GTCAAGAAGACAACATTGCTGAGTACTACCAGCAACAGGTAGAAATGCTCGAGGGCTTCAATGAAATGGACGCCTTGACCGATCGCGGTTTTGTACCTGGGATGTCAAAG GAAGAGAGGGAAAAAACGGCTAGAAATGAAACATTTGCCATTAGGATATCAAATGTTGCAAACATGGTTCTCTTTGCCGCTAAAGTATATGCGTCAGTCAAGAGTGGTTCATTGGCCATCATAGCATCCACATTGGATTCGCTGCTTGATCTTCTCTCTGGTTTCATATTATGGTTTACAGCTTTCTCCATGCAGACACCAAACCCATATCAATATCCTATTGGAAAAAAACGGATGCAGCCGTTG GGAATCCTTGTTTTTGCTTCTGTCATGGCGACTTTGGGACTGCAGATAATTCTGGAGTCTATGCGTACACTAATATCTGAT GAGTCTGATTTCAACCTCACCAAGGAGCAGGAGAGATGGGTTGTTGGGATTATGGTCTTTGTGACTTTGGTGAAACTAGTTTTAATGTTGTATTGCCGGTCTTTTACCAATGAGATTGTGAAAGCATATGCCCAGGATCATTTCTTTGATGTTATCACAAACATCATTGGTCTCATTGCAGCATTGCTTGCTAACTACATTACCGACTGGATAGATCCCGTTGGAGCTATGATT CTTGCATTGTATACCATTCGAACTTGGTCAATGACTGTATTGGAGAATGTGAACTCTCTCGTCGGCAAGTCTGCTGCACCAGAATACTTACAGAAGCTGACTTACCTCTGCTGGAACCATCACAAGGCCATAAGGCATATAGATACCGTGAGGGCTTATACATTTGGTTCGCACTACTTTGTTGAAGTTGATATCGTCCTGCCTGCGGACATGCCTTTGCAAGAGGCACATGATATTGGTGAGTCGTTGCAGGAGAAGCTTGAACTATTGCCTGAGATTGAGCGTGCCTTCGTTCATCTTGACTATGAATACAGCCATAAACCTGAACATGCTCAGGCATACCAATAG
- the LOC104239658 gene encoding F-box/FBD/LRR-repeat protein At1g13570-like, translating into MAMTDSCKRLAVGGDKLDRLTDLPINVIHQIQDHMSIEDAAKMSVLSREWRYVWVSNPKLAFGAQFYKKRKLSTTTDVISTIVSQHHGVIKKFHSIIHSSQHSVVDEWMLLLSGNGLTDLTLHNLTNSKAPYRLPSCVYGVELERLVLWNCIFRPPCSFRGFHKLKRLNLKQVSFELDISTASLWMPNLERLNFMQCSGLRHLNIYAPELLLLTFYGCGTDALKPGPFMDCVKLESAGVSFQEEVSQNRQDKAVKLTNLLSSWPNISFLLLDRYFLKLLLLVLKWMGFPRASAD; encoded by the exons ATGGCGATGACAGATAGCTGTAAGAGACTTGCAGTTGGAGGGGACAAACTCGATAGGCTTACGGATCTTCCTATTAATGTTATACACCAGATTCAGGATCACATGTCTATTGAGGATGCTGCAAAAATGAGTGTTTTGTCTAGAGAATGGAGATATGTTTGGGTTTCAAACCCGAAGCTCGCATTTGGTGCACAGTTTTACAAAAAGAGAAAGCTATCCACCACAACAGACGTCATTAGTACAATTGTCTCGCAGCACCATGGAGTAATTAAGAAGTTCCACTCAATAATACATTCTTCTCAGCACTCAGTTGTTGATGAATGGATGCTATTGTTGTCAGGAAATGGTCTCACTGATCTCACCCTTCATAACCTAACCAATTCCAAGGCTCCATACAGATTGCCTTCCTGTGTGTACGGTGTGGAACTAGAACGGTTAGTCCTGTGGAACTGCATTTTCAGGCCGCCATGCAGTTTTAGGGGTTTCCACAAGCTCAAAAGGCTTAATCTAAAGCAAGTGTCCTTTGAATTAGACATTTCAACTGCTTCCCTCTGGATGCCAAACCTTGAGAGACTGAATTTTATGCAATGCAGCGGTCTTCGTCACTTAAATATATATGCACCTGAACTTTTACTTTTAACATTCTATGGCTGTGGCACTGACGCCCTTAAACCGGGTCCCTTCATGGACTGTGTGAAGCTGGAAAGTGCTGGAGTTTCATTCCAAGAAGAAGTTTCACAAAACAGACAAGATAAAGCAGTGAAATTGACAAATCTTCTCAGCAGCTGGCCTAACATTAGTTTTCTTCTTCTGGACCGGTACTTTCTCAA GCTTTTGCTTCTGGTACTGAAGTGGATGGGCTTCCCACGAGCCTCAGCAGATTGA
- the LOC104239657 gene encoding metal tolerance protein 11 isoform X3 produces MLEGFNEMDALTDRGFVPGMSKEEREKTARNETFAIRISNVANMVLFAAKVYASVKSGSLAIIASTLDSLLDLLSGFILWFTAFSMQTPNPYQYPIGKKRMQPLGILVFASVMATLGLQIILESMRTLISDESDFNLTKEQERWVVGIMVFVTLVKLVLMLYCRSFTNEIVKAYAQDHFFDVITNIIGLIAALLANYITDWIDPVGAMILALYTIRTWSMTVLENVNSLVGKSAAPEYLQKLTYLCWNHHKAIRHIDTVRAYTFGSHYFVEVDIVLPADMPLQEAHDIGESLQEKLELLPEIERAFVHLDYEYSHKPEHAQAYQ; encoded by the exons ATGCTCGAGGGCTTCAATGAAATGGACGCCTTGACCGATCGCGGTTTTGTACCTGGGATGTCAAAG GAAGAGAGGGAAAAAACGGCTAGAAATGAAACATTTGCCATTAGGATATCAAATGTTGCAAACATGGTTCTCTTTGCCGCTAAAGTATATGCGTCAGTCAAGAGTGGTTCATTGGCCATCATAGCATCCACATTGGATTCGCTGCTTGATCTTCTCTCTGGTTTCATATTATGGTTTACAGCTTTCTCCATGCAGACACCAAACCCATATCAATATCCTATTGGAAAAAAACGGATGCAGCCGTTG GGAATCCTTGTTTTTGCTTCTGTCATGGCGACTTTGGGACTGCAGATAATTCTGGAGTCTATGCGTACACTAATATCTGAT GAGTCTGATTTCAACCTCACCAAGGAGCAGGAGAGATGGGTTGTTGGGATTATGGTCTTTGTGACTTTGGTGAAACTAGTTTTAATGTTGTATTGCCGGTCTTTTACCAATGAGATTGTGAAAGCATATGCCCAGGATCATTTCTTTGATGTTATCACAAACATCATTGGTCTCATTGCAGCATTGCTTGCTAACTACATTACCGACTGGATAGATCCCGTTGGAGCTATGATT CTTGCATTGTATACCATTCGAACTTGGTCAATGACTGTATTGGAGAATGTGAACTCTCTCGTCGGCAAGTCTGCTGCACCAGAATACTTACAGAAGCTGACTTACCTCTGCTGGAACCATCACAAGGCCATAAGGCATATAGATACCGTGAGGGCTTATACATTTGGTTCGCACTACTTTGTTGAAGTTGATATCGTCCTGCCTGCGGACATGCCTTTGCAAGAGGCACATGATATTGGTGAGTCGTTGCAGGAGAAGCTTGAACTATTGCCTGAGATTGAGCGTGCCTTCGTTCATCTTGACTATGAATACAGCCATAAACCTGAACATGCTCAGGCATACCAATAG